In Sulfitobacter sp. LCG007, the sequence TACGAACGCCAGCGCGGCCCTTTCGGTCACGATCGGTCAGTATTCCGACGCCGGCGCGAAGCCGCTGAACCAGGATTTCCACGGTGCGCTGATCCCCGAGGGAACGCCGCTGGCGCTGAAGGGCATCACCCTTGCGGTTGCGGACGGAATTTCCTCGTCCGACGTCAGTCACGAGGCTGCACAGACCGCCGTCAGGTCTCTTCTGACGGATTACTACGCCACGCCCGACGCCTGGACGGTCAAGACCGCGGCAAGCAGGGTCATCGCGGCCACCAATGCGTGGCTTTACGCCCAGAACAGGTCGGTCGCGGACTTCAATGCCGGGCGGGTCTGCACGCTTTCCGCGCTTGTCCTCAAGGGACGTGAGGGGCATGTCTTCCATGTCGGCGACAGCCGCGTCAGCCGCCTTTCCGGCGCGAGCCTCGAACCCCTGACCCGGGACCATCGCGTGACGCTTTCCGCAGAGGAAAGCTATCTTGGCCGGGCAATGGGCACGGAGCGGACGGTCGAGGTCGACTATCTCCGGTTGCCCATCAGGCCCGGCGACATCTTCCTGCTGACCACGGACGGGGTGCACGAATTCATCGGCGCGGCGACCCTGCGCGACGCCCTGCAACGGGAAGACTTCGACGCCGCCGCGCGGTTTCTGGCCGAAGCCGCACGCGCGGCGGGCAGCGCCGACAATCTGACCGTGCAGATCGTGCGCATCGACAGCGTCGCCGAGGCCGGGCCCGATTTCGAGATCGACGCCCGGCACCTTCCGGTGCCGCCGCAGCCGAGATCGGGCGACGTCATCGACGGGTTGCGGATCGAGCGGCAGATCCATGCGACAGCGCGCAGCCATGTCCATCTCGCGACGCAGCCGGACGGAAGGCGCGTCGCCCTGAAGATACCGGCTACGGACATGGCGCGGGATGCCGACTACCTGCGCAGATTCGTGCTGGAGGAGTGGATTGCCCGGCGGATCAATTCCTCGCATGTGGTGCGCGCGGCCGAGCCGCCCATGCCGCGAAGCGCGCTTTATGTGGTGACAGAGTTCGTCGAGGGCCAGACGCTGCGTCAGTGGATGGCCGACCACCCCGCGCCAAGCCTGGAAGAGGTGCGCGATATCGCGGGCCAGATCGCGGCCGGTCTGCGCGCCTTCCATCGCCGCGAGATGACGCATCAGGATCTGCGACCGGAGAATATCATCATCGACACCGGCGGGACGGTGAAGATCATCGACATGGGCTCGACCGCCGTCGCGGGGGTAGAGGAGGCGATGCCGGGCGTGCTGGGCGATCTTCCCGGCACCTACCAATATACCGCTCCCGAATATTTCTCGGGCGATGGCCTTGGCTGGCGGTCGGACCAGTACGCGCTTGGAGTCGTTGTCTACGAGATGCTGACCGGGCGGCTGCCCTACGGAACCCGTGTCGCCCGGGTCGCCAACCGGCGCGACCGGATGCGGCTCAGCTACATACCCGCTCGGGTCGCTGCCAGCCCGGTGCCCGCCTGGATGGACACGGCGCTGCGGCGCGCGACCCATCCCGATCCGGTGCAGCGCTACGACGCCCTGTCGGAATTCATTGCCGACCTCAAGCGCCCCGGATCCACCTGGAACGCCACGCGCCATGTGCCGCTGGCCGAGCGCGATCCGATCCGTTTCTGGCAGTCCGTCTCGGCGATCCTCGCCCTGGTCTGCCTCATCCTCGCCGTCCGACTGGTCGGCTGACCCAACCTGGAGACTTACCATGAAGGACCTTTCTCTCGCCGAAGATCTCACCAAGGAGGACGTGACCGTCCTTATCCTGAAGGCCAGGAAAAGGGCCGGTCTCAGCTGGGAGGCGATTGCGGAAGCGATCGGCATGTCCCCGGTCTGGACCCATTCCGCAAGCATGGGAATGAACGCCTTCACCGAAGAGAAGGCGCGGGCGCTGGTCGAGCTGCTGGAACTTCCGCAGGATGCGGTGGCGGTGATGACGGAAAGTCCCACGAAGGTCTGGGATCAGACGGTTCCGACTGACCCGTGCATCTACCGGCTTTACGAGATCGTCGGCGTCTACGGCCCCACCATCAAGGCGCTGATCCACGAGAAGTTCGGCGACGGCATCATGTCTGCCATCGACTTCGACATGAAGGTCGAACGTGTGGCAAACCCGAAGGGCGACCGGGTGAAGATCGAGATGTCGGGAAAATACCTGGGCTACAACGCCTGGTAATTGCGGGCGTCACGTGAGGACGAACGGCAGCTCGCTATACGGGAGCGCTCCGGTATGTCCGTCCTCGCGGACCGACCTGAAGGGCTGAACGGAAGATGGCGGAGCAATCCTGCGCTCCGCCACTCAACGCGTTCATGTCGTCGTCTGCTGCGCCGCATATGTCAGATCACGATTGCGGCCCGACGGAGGCGAGATATGCCCATACGTTGGCCGCTTCTTCCTCGCCCCGGAGCTTGAACACCATCTTGCCCTTGGCCTTCGGGTCGTCGAGGTATTCGCGCAGGAATTTGGTGGCGTCCTGGACGTAGACGACGAAATGCTCTTCGTCCCAGTTCAGACCCGCCTCGCCGGCGGCCACGATCGAGTCCGAATAGCCGAAACCGTCGACGCTGCCGGCCTTGCGCCCGGCCAGACCGTAGAGGTTGGGGCCGACCTTTCCTCCCTTGACGATTTCCTCGCCGGCGTCACTCACCACGGAATGGCAGGCCTTGCACTTGTTGAATTCCTTCTCGCCTGCCGCCGCATCGCCTGAAGCGTCCTGCGCCAGGGCGGGCATCGAGAAACATATCGCAAGCGCCGAGATCGTTAGCTTGTTAAACATCAGTTAGCTCCTGATCAATGTAGATGACAACCTAGCGCAACAGGATACCTGTCAACGGGGCGTTGCATGATTTTTTGGCACTCCGTTCAGGCGACCGCCCGTGACAGGGCGCACTGGTTCCACAGGACGGTGAGGGCCTCCACCAGATGCACGATGTCGGCCTCGCTGTGGAGCGGCGAGGGTGTGAAGCGCAGGCGTTCGGTACCCTTCGGGACGGTCGGGTAGTTGATGGGCTGTACGTAGATGCCATAGTCCCGCATCAGGATGTCGGCCAGCATGCGGCATTTCACGGCGTCCTTGATCATCACAGGGATGATGTGGCTGGGATTGTCCAGGTGGGGAATGCCGCGCGCGTCCAGCATCGCGCGCAGCTTCGCCACCCGAGCCCGTTGCTTCAGGCGCTCGGTCTGCGAAAGCTTGAGATGCGCGATGCTTGTGCGGGCCGCGGCGGCGACCGCGGGCGGCAGAGCGGTCGTGAAGATGAAACCGGATGCGAACGAGCGGATGAAGTCGCAGAGGCTGTCGGATCCGGCGATGTAGCCGCCCATGCAGCCATAGGCCTTTCCCAGCGTTCCCTCGATCAGGGTGATCCGGTGCGCCAAGCCCTCGCGTTCGCTGATGCCGCCACCGCGCGGGCCGTAAAGGCCGACCGCGTGGACCTCGTCGAGATAGGTCATCGCGCCGTGCTTTTCGGCGACCTCGACGATCTCCTTCATCGGGCAGATGTCGCCGTCCATCGAATAGACCGACTCGAAGGCAACGATCTTGCAGACGTTCGCGGGCAGGGCGGCGAGCTTGCGGTCGAGGTCCTCGGGGTCGTTGTGTCTCCAGATCACCTTCTGGGCGCGCGAATGGCGGATGCCCTCGATCATGCTGGCGTGGTTGAGCGAATCCGACAGGATGACCGCGCCCGGCAGCCTGCTGCCCAGTGTCGAGAGCGCGGCCCAGTTCGATACGTAGCCGGACGTGAACAGCAACGCATCCTGCTTGCCGTGCAGATCTGCCAGTTCGCGTTCCAGAAGAAGATGCTCGTGACTGGTGCCCGAGATGTTGCGCGTACCGCCGGCGCCGGTACCGCAGCGATCCACGGCATCCTTCATGGCCTGGCGCACGGCCGGGTTCTGACCCATGCCGAGATAGTCGTTCGAACACCAGACCGTCACCTCTTCGG encodes:
- a CDS encoding cytochrome c family protein, producing MFNKLTISALAICFSMPALAQDASGDAAAGEKEFNKCKACHSVVSDAGEEIVKGGKVGPNLYGLAGRKAGSVDGFGYSDSIVAAGEAGLNWDEEHFVVYVQDATKFLREYLDDPKAKGKMVFKLRGEEEAANVWAYLASVGPQS
- the hemA gene encoding 5-aminolevulinate synthase, translated to MDFDAMFDTQLNALKEEGNYRIFAELERRCGHFPRAKSHDRNAPEEVTVWCSNDYLGMGQNPAVRQAMKDAVDRCGTGAGGTRNISGTSHEHLLLERELADLHGKQDALLFTSGYVSNWAALSTLGSRLPGAVILSDSLNHASMIEGIRHSRAQKVIWRHNDPEDLDRKLAALPANVCKIVAFESVYSMDGDICPMKEIVEVAEKHGAMTYLDEVHAVGLYGPRGGGISEREGLAHRITLIEGTLGKAYGCMGGYIAGSDSLCDFIRSFASGFIFTTALPPAVAAAARTSIAHLKLSQTERLKQRARVAKLRAMLDARGIPHLDNPSHIIPVMIKDAVKCRMLADILMRDYGIYVQPINYPTVPKGTERLRFTPSPLHSEADIVHLVEALTVLWNQCALSRAVA
- the cynS gene encoding cyanase — protein: MKDLSLAEDLTKEDVTVLILKARKRAGLSWEAIAEAIGMSPVWTHSASMGMNAFTEEKARALVELLELPQDAVAVMTESPTKVWDQTVPTDPCIYRLYEIVGVYGPTIKALIHEKFGDGIMSAIDFDMKVERVANPKGDRVKIEMSGKYLGYNAW
- a CDS encoding protein kinase encodes the protein MPRDTNASAALSVTIGQYSDAGAKPLNQDFHGALIPEGTPLALKGITLAVADGISSSDVSHEAAQTAVRSLLTDYYATPDAWTVKTAASRVIAATNAWLYAQNRSVADFNAGRVCTLSALVLKGREGHVFHVGDSRVSRLSGASLEPLTRDHRVTLSAEESYLGRAMGTERTVEVDYLRLPIRPGDIFLLTTDGVHEFIGAATLRDALQREDFDAAARFLAEAARAAGSADNLTVQIVRIDSVAEAGPDFEIDARHLPVPPQPRSGDVIDGLRIERQIHATARSHVHLATQPDGRRVALKIPATDMARDADYLRRFVLEEWIARRINSSHVVRAAEPPMPRSALYVVTEFVEGQTLRQWMADHPAPSLEEVRDIAGQIAAGLRAFHRREMTHQDLRPENIIIDTGGTVKIIDMGSTAVAGVEEAMPGVLGDLPGTYQYTAPEYFSGDGLGWRSDQYALGVVVYEMLTGRLPYGTRVARVANRRDRMRLSYIPARVAASPVPAWMDTALRRATHPDPVQRYDALSEFIADLKRPGSTWNATRHVPLAERDPIRFWQSVSAILALVCLILAVRLVG